A part of Atribacterota bacterium genomic DNA contains:
- the cmk gene encoding (d)CMP kinase, with the protein MKQHIAIDGPAGAGKSTVARGVAKRLGYLYLDTGALYRALTFYFLRESFDPGAVNLESVLAQITISLEPSDDGTRVILDGEDITAFIRLPEVDRMVSRVAELKGVRDFLRSIQRTLALSRPSVVEGRDIGTVILPEADLKVFLTAKPEVRAYRRWLELRSRGNIVDYKRVLKNILERDAIDSNRQYAPLKKADDAVLIDTSFLKIEEVVHKIYTLAMGKENGYRGD; encoded by the coding sequence GTGAAGCAACACATTGCCATTGATGGTCCTGCGGGAGCGGGCAAAAGTACTGTTGCCAGGGGTGTGGCAAAAAGGTTAGGATACCTCTATCTCGATACTGGGGCACTCTATCGCGCATTAACGTTTTATTTCTTGCGCGAAAGCTTCGATCCTGGTGCCGTGAACCTCGAAAGCGTTCTTGCCCAGATAACTATTTCCTTAGAACCAAGTGATGATGGGACCAGGGTAATTCTTGATGGCGAGGATATCACGGCGTTCATCCGCTTGCCAGAGGTGGACAGAATGGTATCTCGAGTTGCCGAGTTAAAAGGCGTGCGGGACTTTCTCCGAAGCATTCAGCGCACACTCGCCCTTTCAAGGCCATCTGTTGTGGAAGGACGGGACATCGGAACAGTCATTCTTCCGGAAGCGGATCTCAAAGTGTTTCTGACTGCAAAACCCGAAGTACGAGCTTACCGGCGGTGGCTTGAGCTTCGCAGCCGGGGAAACATTGTTGACTATAAACGAGTTTTAAAAAATATCTTGGAGCGGGATGCGATTGATTCGAACCGCCAGTATGCTCCCTTGAAAAAAGCAGACGATGCTGTATTGATCGATACTTCCTTCTTGAAGATTGAGGAAGTCGTTCATAAAATTTATACTCTGGCAATGGGTAAAGAAAATGGATATCGTGGTGATTGA